The following are encoded together in the Primulina tabacum isolate GXHZ01 chromosome 18, ASM2559414v2, whole genome shotgun sequence genome:
- the LOC142532302 gene encoding uncharacterized protein LOC142532302, protein MGHKAGDCPKLKQPTTGRAYVMNAKQAEPDTTLIIGRILLTGIATYALLDSEATHSFISESFVKKLRILPVDIESGFRITVPSGEHMVSSSVVKNVELKLQKNIIRADHIVLPMLEFDIILGMDWLTLNGATMDFRRRTVSIRPPSGKTFIFEAAQNNQMSHIISYTCARKLIQKGCQGFLGSIIYAPDIDSRFIEDVEVFKDFPDMFPDEVYGITPEREVEFAIELMPNTVPIYKAPYQLAPAEMKKLKDQIQELLDKGFIRHSLSPWAH, encoded by the exons ATGGGACACAAGGCTGGCGACTGCCCAAAGCTCAAGCAACCTACGACTGGAAGGGCATATGTGATGAATGCTAAGCAAGCGGAGCCAGACACTACGCTTATTATAG GACGAATATTGCTAACAGGAATAGCTACCTACGCTTTACTAGATTCTGAAGCTAcgcattctttcatatctgaatcaTTCGTGAAGAAATTGAGAATCCTACCAGTAGACATAGAGTCAGGATTCAGAATTACAGTGCCTTCAGGCGAACATATGGTTTCTAGTAGCGTGGTTAAGAATGTGGAACTTAAATTGCAAAAGAATATTATACGAGCGGATCATATAGTACTACCTATGCTTGAGTTCGATATTATTTTGGGCATGGATTGGCTTACACTGAATGGGGCCACTATGGATTTTCGGCGGAGGACAGTATCTATTAGACCACCAAGTGGGAAAACATTTATCTTTGAGGCGGCGCAAAACAATCAAATGTCGCATATTATTTCATACACGTGTGCAAGGAAGCTTATTCAAAAGGGTTGCCAAGGTTTTCTTGGTAGTATTATATATGCACCCGACATTGACAGTCGATTTATCGAGGATGTGGAGGTTTTTAAGGACTTTCCGGACATGTTCCCTGATGAAGTTTATGGTATTACACCTGAAAGAGAAGTAGAATttgctattgagttgatgcccaATACTGTGCCGATCTATAAGGCACCATATCAATTAGCACCTGCAGAAATGAagaaattaaaagatcaaattcaagagctgCTAGACAAAGGATTTATTCGCCATAGTTTATCTCCATGGGCGCACTAg